The Sediminispirochaeta smaragdinae DSM 11293 genome has a segment encoding these proteins:
- a CDS encoding YitT family protein, which yields MPNKINSFLDVLKAGALVLFSGIIYAVAIKYFIMPSKVIMTGSEGIALATSYFYSSERLFVLLYAIFQTALIIFSFVKIGWIFSTKTILTILTIIVLLLILPDIKVASPEPENERLLLVLFGAIIAGIGKVVSFLNRGSTGDEDIVSVYFSEKLRKPVGKISIFAGVISTVYGLILNFVNSHDISIVANTLIYTVIYIFVGAFTVNTIYKRYRYSNIMINSENPEEVIKIIKSILPERTYTRISGTGGYSSKERTLISIIVTQEELPQIIRSIEQMEGNYFLYHSEIDGIKGRFTYSKIR from the coding sequence TTGCCTAATAAAATAAACAGTTTCCTGGACGTCCTAAAGGCTGGTGCCTTAGTTTTGTTCTCCGGGATTATATATGCAGTTGCTATCAAGTACTTCATCATGCCATCAAAAGTCATAATGACCGGATCAGAAGGAATTGCTTTAGCGACATCTTATTTTTATAGCTCAGAGCGACTATTTGTTCTCTTATACGCAATTTTCCAAACAGCGCTCATCATTTTTTCTTTTGTAAAAATCGGATGGATATTCAGCACCAAGACTATACTGACAATACTGACGATCATTGTGCTTCTCCTTATCTTACCGGATATCAAAGTGGCATCGCCAGAGCCAGAGAATGAGCGTCTCCTCCTTGTGCTCTTTGGTGCTATCATTGCTGGGATTGGGAAAGTCGTCTCGTTTCTTAATCGTGGCTCTACTGGAGATGAAGATATCGTCAGTGTTTACTTTTCAGAAAAACTGAGAAAACCAGTTGGTAAAATCAGTATTTTCGCCGGCGTTATTTCTACCGTTTATGGTTTGATTCTTAATTTTGTCAATTCCCACGATATTTCTATTGTGGCCAATACGCTGATCTATACAGTTATCTACATTTTTGTTGGTGCATTTACGGTCAACACCATATACAAAAGGTACAGATACTCCAATATCATGATTAATTCGGAAAATCCTGAAGAGGTTATCAAAATTATCAAGTCCATATTGCCAGAGCGAACTTATACAAGGATCAGTGGGACTGGTGGGTATTCCAGCAAGGAGAGAACCTTGATATCGATTATTGTAACCCAGGAAGAACTTCCCCAGATAATCCGTTCCATAGAGCAGATGGAGGGGAACTACTTTCTTTATCACTCAGAAATAGATGGAATCAAAGGTCGTTTTACATATTCCAAAATACGATGA